One region of Syntrophobacter fumaroxidans MPOB genomic DNA includes:
- a CDS encoding ABC transporter ATP-binding protein, which yields MKTKILEVSGLNKSFGGLHATRNLDFALSEGDLDAIIGPNGAGKSTFFNLLTGYHRPDSGSILFNGENIAGRLPHEITRMGISRAFQISNIFPKMTAFHNVRSAVQAQMGLAFSLFRSADKSGNEQTEEVLSLCGLIEKREAMAGALSQGDKKKLELAIALAGKPKLLLLDEPTAGMSLEETQETMALVDHLNRDRNITVLFTEHDLSVVFNHARNITLLHYGRIIIQGMPDQVRMNETAQKVYFGEQY from the coding sequence ATGAAAACAAAGATCCTGGAGGTAAGCGGCCTGAACAAGAGCTTTGGGGGTCTCCATGCGACCAGGAACCTGGATTTTGCGCTGTCGGAGGGAGACCTGGACGCGATTATCGGTCCGAACGGCGCCGGCAAAAGCACATTCTTCAATTTACTGACGGGCTATCACCGTCCCGATTCCGGAAGCATTCTGTTCAATGGAGAGAACATCGCCGGCCGGCTTCCGCACGAGATCACCCGGATGGGCATTTCGCGCGCCTTTCAGATCAGCAACATATTCCCGAAAATGACCGCTTTCCACAACGTGCGGTCCGCCGTGCAGGCTCAAATGGGTCTGGCTTTCAGTCTGTTCAGGTCCGCGGACAAAAGTGGCAACGAGCAGACGGAAGAAGTGCTTTCCCTGTGCGGCCTGATTGAAAAAAGGGAAGCAATGGCCGGGGCGCTGTCCCAGGGAGACAAGAAAAAGCTGGAATTGGCCATCGCGCTTGCCGGGAAACCAAAGCTTCTGCTTCTGGATGAACCGACCGCGGGCATGTCGCTGGAAGAGACCCAGGAGACGATGGCGCTGGTCGACCATCTCAACCGGGACCGGAACATCACCGTCCTGTTTACGGAACACGATCTTTCGGTTGTATTCAATCATGCGCGCAACATCACTCTCTTGCATTACGGCAGGATCATCATACAAGGCATGCCGGACCAGGTGAGAATGAACGAAACCGCACAGAAAGTCTACTTTGGCGAGCAATACTGA
- a CDS encoding branched-chain amino acid ABC transporter permease encodes MPTTTEKRVSTEGTERKGWFRALYGRAGLSASVLAVLVPVALLAPLVAGEFSTVVGVEILILGLFALSFNLIYGYMGQISFGQAAFFGLGAYATALVCRAFQASTGEIGYFQFFFALFLAIPVSAVGALVVGFFLVRLTGIYFAILSLAFGELLFYLVFSWYGFTGGDDGIQGILSPPFFRNSIHYYYFTLGVVAAAMVIIWRITQSPFGYTLRMLRDNQRRAAFVGINVRRAMLLNFVIAGVFAGIAGSLWAPFQRSVSPALLGWMQSGSPVFMTLIGGADFFAGPLVGSMIYTALNAYVTRYTVFWPLTIGSIILVIVLFFPGGILSIIDSRLSGSSRKAEEHGMSGSPELANDRAVK; translated from the coding sequence ATGCCGACCACAACAGAGAAGCGTGTATCGACTGAAGGCACTGAAAGAAAGGGTTGGTTCCGTGCTCTTTACGGCCGCGCCGGCTTGTCCGCGTCGGTATTGGCGGTGCTGGTTCCCGTGGCGCTTCTGGCGCCGCTGGTTGCCGGTGAGTTCTCCACCGTTGTCGGCGTCGAAATCCTTATTCTCGGCCTTTTCGCTCTGAGCTTCAACCTGATCTACGGCTACATGGGTCAGATATCCTTCGGGCAGGCGGCGTTTTTCGGGCTGGGAGCATACGCCACCGCCCTCGTCTGCCGGGCTTTTCAGGCATCGACCGGGGAGATTGGCTACTTCCAGTTCTTTTTCGCGTTGTTTCTCGCCATTCCCGTGTCCGCGGTCGGAGCGCTCGTCGTCGGGTTTTTCCTCGTTCGGCTCACGGGTATTTACTTCGCCATCCTCAGTCTGGCTTTCGGGGAATTGCTGTTCTACCTGGTCTTTTCCTGGTACGGCTTTACGGGCGGCGATGACGGCATTCAGGGCATTCTCTCGCCTCCTTTCTTTCGAAATTCGATCCATTACTACTACTTCACGCTCGGGGTGGTGGCCGCGGCCATGGTCATCATCTGGAGAATCACCCAATCGCCTTTCGGATACACTCTGCGCATGCTTCGCGACAACCAGCGGCGCGCCGCGTTCGTGGGGATCAATGTGCGAAGGGCCATGCTCCTCAATTTCGTTATCGCGGGAGTGTTCGCGGGCATCGCCGGGTCCCTCTGGGCCCCCTTCCAGCGCAGTGTTTCACCTGCCCTGCTCGGATGGATGCAATCGGGCAGTCCTGTTTTCATGACCCTCATAGGAGGAGCCGACTTTTTTGCGGGGCCGTTGGTCGGCTCCATGATCTACACTGCCCTGAACGCCTACGTGACGCGCTACACGGTGTTTTGGCCTCTCACCATAGGCTCGATCATTCTTGTGATCGTTTTGTTTTTTCCCGGAGGAATCCTCTCGATCATCGACAGCCGGTTGTCCGGATCCTCTCGAAAAGCGGAGGAGCACGGGATGTCCGGATCGCCGGAGTTGGCAAACGACAGGGCTGTGAAATGA
- a CDS encoding GntR family transcriptional regulator, protein MQETETSKNIEAYQAIKQLIVNQRLFPGQKLIYRDLEEMLGMSKTPIINSLMRLEQEGFVVSKRNRGFFMKEVSAREAEQIFELRERLEVISLEYAVKHRNAEDLRALEKKISLYENHKALIYDRKRWEIDTAIHMQIATMSKNDFFTSMIKSFYDSIYFILNVVHLTPHINKFNEEHRILHAAIRDRDVTVATEVIRSHIQAAGKLLIAALSVRE, encoded by the coding sequence ATGCAAGAAACTGAAACATCCAAAAATATTGAAGCATATCAAGCGATTAAACAGCTGATCGTAAACCAGAGACTATTCCCGGGACAGAAGCTCATCTATCGGGATCTGGAAGAGATGTTGGGGATGAGCAAGACGCCCATCATCAACAGCCTCATGAGACTGGAGCAGGAAGGGTTCGTTGTTTCGAAAAGAAATCGGGGATTTTTCATGAAAGAGGTCAGCGCCAGGGAGGCCGAGCAAATATTCGAGTTGCGGGAACGTCTGGAGGTGATCTCACTGGAATACGCGGTAAAACATCGAAACGCCGAGGACTTGAGGGCACTGGAAAAGAAGATATCCCTGTATGAAAATCACAAGGCGCTTATCTATGACAGGAAAAGGTGGGAAATCGATACTGCAATACACATGCAGATCGCGACGATGAGCAAGAACGATTTCTTTACCTCCATGATCAAGAGCTTTTATGACAGCATTTATTTCATATTAAATGTGGTTCATTTGACTCCTCATATTAATAAATTTAATGAAGAGCACCGGATTCTTCATGCCGCCATCAGGGATAGAGACGTTACTGTAGCGACTGAAGTGATCAGGTCGCACATACAGGCTGCCGGAAAACTCCTGATAGCGGCGTTATCTGTACGGGAGTAG
- a CDS encoding branched-chain amino acid ABC transporter permease — protein sequence MPTDIGSLLIQLFSGLSRSMMLFLVASGLSLIFGVMNILNFAHASLWLLGGYLTFSLYQAFCSAFGQHGLLLLPAIVVATLFMFAVGWLIERVLIRRMYARELPEQLLLTFALILIISDLIKLIWGVQNRRIFLPIEPVEALGAYINPYLFVVIGCGFGVAAGLWFFLHRTRYGKIVRAAVHSREMVGALGIRIPTIYAGVFALGVAIAAFSAGVFLPIVPIGLGLDMDLIVQCFAVVVIGGFGSILGTFVASLIVGIVYSFSVLIWPGGALAIIFLILVAVLILRPWGLFGTEMRF from the coding sequence ATGCCGACGGATATTGGTTCTCTCCTGATTCAGCTCTTCAGCGGTCTTTCCCGGTCCATGATGCTCTTTCTGGTTGCATCCGGGCTGTCGCTGATATTCGGGGTCATGAACATTCTCAATTTTGCCCACGCCAGCCTGTGGCTGCTGGGCGGCTATCTGACGTTCAGCCTCTACCAGGCGTTCTGCAGCGCCTTTGGACAGCACGGCCTTCTGCTGCTGCCGGCGATTGTCGTCGCAACCCTGTTCATGTTTGCCGTCGGCTGGCTGATTGAGAGAGTCCTGATCCGCAGGATGTACGCGCGGGAGCTCCCCGAGCAGTTGTTGCTCACCTTTGCCCTGATCCTCATCATCAGCGATCTGATCAAACTGATCTGGGGAGTTCAGAACCGCCGTATCTTCCTGCCCATCGAGCCGGTCGAAGCCTTGGGAGCCTACATCAATCCCTACCTGTTCGTGGTGATAGGGTGCGGATTCGGAGTGGCCGCCGGTTTGTGGTTCTTCCTGCACCGCACGCGGTACGGAAAGATCGTGCGAGCGGCCGTGCACAGCCGCGAGATGGTCGGGGCGCTTGGTATTCGAATACCGACGATATACGCCGGCGTCTTTGCCCTGGGGGTGGCGATTGCCGCTTTTTCCGCCGGCGTATTCCTGCCCATTGTGCCCATCGGCCTCGGGCTCGATATGGATCTTATCGTTCAGTGTTTCGCGGTGGTCGTCATAGGAGGGTTCGGCAGCATTCTCGGCACTTTCGTGGCCTCGCTTATCGTGGGAATAGTCTATTCCTTTTCAGTGTTGATCTGGCCGGGCGGCGCGCTGGCGATCATTTTCCTGATCCTGGTCGCCGTTCTCATCCTTCGGCCCTGGGGTCTTTTCGGAACTGAGATGAGGTTCTAA
- a CDS encoding ABC transporter substrate-binding protein: MSGDERKDWGRSIEIMSRGVSRRDFIITSIAAGVLTMVPRFTGAQAGEPYRIGVLLPTTGSGANYSERPIKILPLVAAQINARGGFLGKHPIELYFRDTQTKPDVGAREARSLILNDKVKTIIGTWSSAVAMAVQEIIHEHKVLHLTATSNSSKIVHENFTPYTFMFGPDTRMQSGATVVAVAKLIKEKGWKKYATIGLDYEWGRDAQKVFVENLKAASPGTELMKELWAKLGETDFTSYITAVMSLKPDFLFGAIAGKDNETFLQQAKAAGLFKSVSYPGVFLPVTELMQQRQTLPRGIIGLNRCPFFAHMDNPIMQNYVKIYQEKFGKDDYPDDFACMYADSLNALDQAVTKASTVETEAIRKALTGATVDTCRGKLPLRDCNNQLDAPSYVGEVVDTPDYPFPIFNPKTMIMVQGHEVWVPTCDEVRRLQKKRT, encoded by the coding sequence ATGAGCGGTGATGAGAGGAAGGATTGGGGACGCAGTATTGAGATCATGAGTCGAGGGGTCAGCCGCCGGGATTTCATCATCACATCCATTGCCGCCGGCGTACTGACGATGGTACCCAGGTTTACGGGAGCGCAGGCGGGAGAACCTTACAGGATAGGCGTTTTGCTGCCCACCACCGGCAGCGGCGCGAACTATTCGGAACGCCCGATCAAGATACTGCCGCTGGTTGCCGCTCAGATCAACGCCAGAGGGGGCTTCCTGGGCAAGCACCCCATAGAGCTTTATTTTCGTGACACTCAGACGAAGCCCGACGTTGGGGCTCGAGAAGCCAGGTCCCTCATTCTCAACGACAAAGTGAAAACGATTATAGGGACCTGGAGCAGCGCGGTTGCAATGGCGGTTCAGGAGATCATACACGAGCACAAGGTTCTGCACCTGACCGCAACGAGCAACAGCTCAAAGATCGTGCACGAGAACTTCACGCCCTACACCTTCATGTTCGGCCCGGACACCAGGATGCAATCGGGAGCCACGGTGGTCGCGGTGGCCAAGTTGATAAAGGAGAAAGGCTGGAAGAAGTATGCGACCATAGGACTGGATTACGAATGGGGGCGTGACGCGCAGAAAGTCTTCGTCGAGAACCTCAAGGCGGCTTCTCCCGGCACTGAATTGATGAAGGAGCTCTGGGCAAAGCTTGGCGAAACCGATTTCACCTCGTACATCACCGCCGTCATGTCGTTGAAGCCCGATTTCCTGTTCGGGGCCATCGCGGGCAAAGACAATGAGACGTTCCTCCAGCAGGCCAAAGCCGCCGGACTTTTCAAGTCCGTGTCCTACCCGGGGGTATTCCTGCCTGTGACGGAATTGATGCAGCAGCGCCAGACCTTGCCTCGCGGCATCATCGGCTTGAACCGGTGTCCGTTTTTCGCGCACATGGACAACCCGATCATGCAGAACTACGTCAAGATTTATCAGGAGAAGTTCGGCAAGGACGATTACCCGGACGATTTTGCCTGTATGTACGCCGATTCCTTGAACGCTCTGGACCAGGCCGTCACAAAGGCGTCGACGGTGGAAACGGAGGCGATAAGAAAAGCGCTGACGGGGGCGACCGTCGACACCTGCCGCGGCAAGCTGCCGTTGCGCGACTGCAACAACCAGCTCGACGCTCCGTCGTATGTCGGCGAGGTCGTGGATACTCCGGACTATCCATTCCCCATTTTCAATCCCAAGACCATGATCATGGTGCAAGGCCATGAGGTTTGGGTACCGACTTGTGACGAGGTTCGCCGGCTGCAGAAGAAGAGAACCTGA